From Herpetosiphonaceae bacterium, a single genomic window includes:
- a CDS encoding amino acid adenylation domain-containing protein — LHVIPDAVKLDSRALLRYLDAHAIHLLDAVPSYMHAVLNEVAPEQPPNGLRYLLIGGEKLEQRLLQAVFGQIGPAVEIVNIYGLTEISDINALGVLRASDLGKPITVGKPLQNNRIYILDQHQQPQPIGIAGEVCVAGASVSRGYLFRPELTAERFVACPFEDGALMVRTGDLGRWRADGTIEILGRIDHQVKIRGFRIEIGEIEAVLCQHEAVHEAVVTLREDTSPASGHPQKRLVAYIEQKNKRTKEQGDEIEAVPTRAPGPVTPDFRAYLKDRLPDYMVPSAFVFLDTLPKTPNGKIDRRALPAPELAAELDECFVAPRNPIEDLLASVWADVLGVERVGTRDNFFELGGHSLLATQIASRVREAFQVELPLHTLFELPTVAELAEQIQRARRSASHLQAPPIVPLAMDEPLPLSFAQQRLWILDQLEPGNVAYNIPAALRLTGPLDVLALDRSLSEIVRRHAVLRSTITATDGVAAQVVDPFFSLLLMPLDLRALPAADRQAEAERLIVEESQQPFDLSFGPLIRCTLLQLDDREHLLLLTLHHIVADGWSLGVLVRELETLYTAFLEGLPAPLPDLPIQYGDYAAWQRQWLQGEVLDRQIDYWKAQLAGVGVLDLPLDHPRPPVRTFRSGRQTLTIERALTDRLAAFNRRQGVTLFMTLLAAFKLLLHRWSGQTDIVVGSPIAGRTRAETEDLIGLFLNTLVLRSDLSGDPGFVELLRRVREVCLQAYAHQDVPFEKLLEELQPERNLSHTPLFQVFFNMLNYPYRHCELPGLQLEVLAPPDIGAKFDLTLYVEERDAGIFCDLVYNADLFSEARMAALLDQFQHLLAQLVAQPETPIGAYTLVTTAARAYLPDPTVALDGGCEGVVHELVVKQARQTPERIALIDPHTRWTYAELETRSNQLAHDLLAHGIRRGECVAIYGHRSAALIWALLGVLKAGAAFTILDPSYPAARLIDYLQVAWPKGWLQLAAAGPSPDALTDYVATLGCRWTLELPRRADELPDRLASRPTSDPDVDVVPDDLAYVAFTSGSTGRPKGILGTHRPLVHFLAWHRDTFGFGAADRFSMLSGLAHDPLLRDIFTPLILGATLCIPDPDALNTPGYLRAWMQQQAVTVSHLTPPLGHLLSIAPHASDASNGAASLPDLRYVFFGGDVLTRHDVERVHLIAPDAQLVNFYGATETPQGIAYYVLPQPQPDMAADAGDQSKAIVPLGRGIADVQLLVLNAARQPAGVGELGEIFVRTSYLARGYSDDTARTDERFIANPFTGCQQGRPAWAPGVPGDRLYRTADLGRYLPDGNVMFAGRADQQVKIRGFRIEPSEVEAAIERHPAVREVAVVAREDVPGEKRLVAYVVPSTAKAGGGALWAWESPMLSSPAPTAAGAEAGGEGRAATRETRELRSFVQSLLPAYMVPSAFVVLDALPLTPNGKLDRRALPRPEDQRSPAARVLPQTELERSIAAIWQEVLHVDRLGVDDNFFDLGGSSVHIVQVHSKLRDLLQRDMPVVELFKYPTVGALAKWLSQGPNARPSFEEIDDRVRKQHEALDWQRQLRADLDE; from the coding sequence GCCGGAGCAGCCCCCGAACGGGCTGCGCTACCTGCTGATCGGCGGCGAGAAGCTGGAGCAGCGCTTGCTCCAGGCGGTCTTCGGCCAGATCGGTCCAGCCGTCGAGATCGTCAACATCTACGGCCTGACCGAGATCAGCGACATCAACGCGCTCGGCGTGCTGCGGGCGAGCGACCTGGGCAAGCCGATCACGGTCGGGAAGCCGTTGCAGAACAACCGGATCTACATCCTCGACCAGCACCAGCAGCCGCAGCCCATCGGCATCGCGGGCGAGGTCTGTGTGGCAGGCGCGAGCGTCTCGCGCGGCTACCTGTTCCGCCCGGAGCTGACCGCCGAGCGCTTCGTCGCGTGTCCGTTCGAGGATGGCGCGCTGATGGTCCGCACCGGCGACCTGGGCCGCTGGCGCGCCGATGGGACGATCGAGATCCTGGGCCGCATCGACCATCAGGTCAAGATTCGGGGCTTCCGCATCGAGATCGGCGAGATCGAGGCGGTGCTCTGCCAGCATGAGGCCGTGCATGAGGCCGTGGTCACGCTGCGCGAGGACACGTCGCCCGCAAGCGGGCACCCGCAGAAGCGCCTGGTGGCGTACATTGAACAAAAGAACAAAAGAACAAAAGAACAAGGGGACGAGATCGAAGCCGTCCCGACGCGCGCCCCCGGACCTGTGACCCCTGATTTCCGCGCCTACCTGAAGGATCGATTGCCCGACTACATGGTACCGAGCGCGTTCGTCTTTCTGGACACGCTGCCGAAGACGCCCAACGGCAAAATCGATCGCAGGGCCCTGCCCGCGCCGGAGCTAGCGGCGGAGCTGGACGAGTGCTTCGTCGCGCCGCGCAATCCGATCGAGGATCTGCTGGCGAGCGTCTGGGCCGATGTGCTGGGCGTGGAGCGGGTGGGCACGCGCGACAACTTCTTCGAGCTGGGCGGCCACTCGCTGCTGGCGACGCAGATCGCCTCGCGGGTGCGCGAAGCGTTCCAGGTGGAGCTGCCGCTGCACACGCTGTTCGAGCTGCCGACGGTTGCCGAGCTGGCAGAGCAGATCCAGAGGGCACGACGCAGCGCCAGCCACCTGCAAGCGCCGCCGATCGTGCCGCTGGCGATGGACGAGCCGCTGCCGCTGTCGTTTGCGCAGCAGCGCCTCTGGATTCTCGATCAGCTGGAGCCGGGCAACGTGGCGTATAACATCCCGGCGGCGCTGCGGCTCACGGGTCCGCTCGATGTGCTGGCGCTGGATCGGAGCCTGAGCGAGATCGTGCGGCGGCATGCGGTGCTGCGCAGCACGATTACGGCGACCGATGGCGTGGCGGCGCAGGTCGTCGATCCGTTCTTTAGCCTGCTGCTGATGCCGCTCGATCTGCGCGCGCTGCCAGCCGCCGACCGGCAGGCCGAGGCGGAGCGGCTGATCGTCGAGGAGAGCCAGCAGCCGTTCGATCTGAGCTTCGGCCCGCTGATCCGGTGTACGCTGCTGCAGCTCGACGATCGGGAGCATCTGCTGCTGCTGACGCTGCATCACATCGTCGCGGATGGCTGGTCGCTGGGCGTGCTGGTGCGTGAGCTTGAGACGCTCTACACGGCGTTTCTTGAGGGCCTGCCAGCGCCTTTGCCCGATCTGCCGATCCAGTACGGCGACTACGCGGCCTGGCAGCGGCAGTGGTTGCAGGGCGAGGTCCTCGATCGGCAGATCGACTACTGGAAAGCGCAGCTTGCCGGTGTCGGCGTGCTCGATCTGCCGCTGGATCATCCGCGACCGCCCGTGCGCACCTTCCGCAGTGGACGCCAGACGCTCACGATCGAGCGCGCGCTGACCGATCGGCTGGCGGCCTTCAACCGGCGGCAGGGCGTCACGCTCTTTATGACGCTGCTGGCGGCGTTCAAGCTGCTGCTGCATCGCTGGAGCGGCCAGACCGACATCGTGGTCGGCTCGCCGATCGCGGGCCGGACCCGCGCCGAGACTGAAGATCTGATCGGCCTGTTCCTCAACACGCTGGTGCTGCGCAGCGATCTTTCCGGCGATCCCGGCTTCGTGGAGTTGCTGCGCCGCGTGCGCGAGGTCTGCCTTCAGGCGTACGCGCATCAGGACGTGCCTTTCGAGAAGCTGCTCGAGGAGCTACAGCCGGAGCGCAACCTGAGCCACACGCCGCTGTTCCAGGTCTTCTTCAACATGCTCAACTACCCGTACCGGCACTGCGAGCTGCCAGGCTTGCAGCTTGAGGTGCTGGCACCGCCCGACATCGGCGCGAAGTTCGACCTGACGCTGTACGTCGAGGAGCGCGACGCGGGCATTTTCTGCGATCTGGTCTATAACGCCGATCTCTTCAGCGAGGCGCGCATGGCGGCGCTGCTCGATCAGTTCCAACACCTGCTGGCGCAGCTTGTCGCGCAGCCGGAAACGCCGATCGGCGCGTACACCCTGGTGACGACCGCCGCGCGCGCGTATTTGCCCGACCCGACCGTCGCGCTCGACGGCGGCTGTGAGGGCGTGGTACACGAGCTGGTGGTCAAGCAGGCGCGGCAGACGCCGGAGCGGATCGCGCTCATCGATCCGCACACGCGCTGGACGTACGCCGAGCTTGAGACGCGCAGCAACCAACTGGCGCACGATCTGCTGGCTCACGGCATCCGGCGCGGCGAGTGCGTGGCGATCTACGGCCATCGCAGCGCGGCGCTGATCTGGGCGCTGCTGGGCGTCCTCAAAGCGGGCGCGGCCTTCACGATCCTCGATCCGAGCTATCCCGCCGCGCGGCTGATCGATTATCTTCAGGTGGCGTGGCCCAAGGGCTGGCTGCAACTGGCGGCGGCAGGCCCGTCGCCCGACGCGCTCACCGACTACGTGGCGACGCTCGGCTGTCGCTGGACGCTTGAGCTGCCGCGCCGCGCCGACGAGCTGCCAGATCGCCTCGCGAGCCGCCCGACGAGCGATCCTGACGTGGACGTTGTGCCCGACGATCTGGCGTATGTCGCGTTTACCTCCGGCTCGACGGGCAGGCCCAAGGGCATCCTCGGCACACATCGTCCGCTGGTGCATTTCCTGGCGTGGCATCGCGACACGTTCGGCTTTGGCGCGGCGGATCGCTTCAGTATGCTCTCCGGCCTGGCGCACGATCCGCTGCTGCGCGACATCTTCACGCCGCTGATCCTGGGCGCGACGCTCTGCATTCCCGATCCCGACGCGCTCAACACGCCGGGCTACCTGCGCGCCTGGATGCAGCAGCAGGCGGTCACGGTCAGCCATCTGACGCCGCCGCTGGGCCATCTGCTGAGCATCGCGCCGCACGCCTCGGATGCATCGAATGGAGCCGCGTCGCTGCCGGACCTGCGCTACGTCTTCTTCGGCGGCGACGTGCTGACGCGGCATGATGTCGAGCGCGTACATCTGATCGCGCCGGACGCACAGCTCGTCAACTTCTACGGCGCGACCGAAACACCGCAGGGCATCGCGTACTACGTCCTGCCGCAGCCGCAGCCCGACATGGCGGCTGATGCGGGCGATCAATCCAAGGCGATCGTTCCGCTTGGCCGTGGCATCGCCGACGTGCAACTGCTGGTGCTCAACGCGGCGCGGCAGCCTGCCGGTGTCGGCGAGCTTGGCGAGATCTTTGTGCGCACGTCCTACCTGGCGCGCGGCTACAGCGACGATACCGCCCGCACCGATGAGCGCTTTATCGCCAATCCCTTCACCGGGTGCCAGCAGGGGCGCCCGGCATGGGCACCCGGCGTGCCCGGCGATCGGCTGTACCGCACCGCCGACCTGGGGCGCTACCTGCCTGACGGCAACGTCATGTTCGCCGGACGGGCCGACCAGCAGGTCAAGATTCGGGGCTTTCGGATCGAGCCGTCAGAGGTCGAGGCGGCGATCGAGCGGCATCCCGCCGTGCGCGAGGTGGCCGTTGTGGCACGCGAAGACGTGCCGGGCGAGAAGCGGCTGGTGGCGTATGTCGTGCCGAGCACCGCGAAGGCCGGGGGGGGTGCCCTCTGGGCCTGGGAGTCCCCCATGCTTTCCTCCCCTGCTCCCACTGCGGCAGGAGCGGAGGCTGGTGGTGAGGGCCGCGCCGCGACACGCGAAACCCGCGAGCTACGCAGCTTTGTTCAAAGCCTGCTGCCTGCCTACATGGTGCCGAGCGCGTTCGTGGTGCTGGATGCGCTGCCGCTCACGCCCAACGGCAAGCTCGATCGGCGGGCGCTGCCCAGGCCGGAGGACCAGCGCTCACCGGCGGCGCGTGTGCTGCCCCAGACCGAGCTCGAGCGGTCGATCGCCGCGATCTGGCAGGAGGTGCTGCACGTCGATCGGCTGGGCGTCGACGATAATTTCTTCGACCTGGGCGGCAGCTCCGTGCATATCGTACAGGTCCACAGCAAGCTCCGCGACCTCCTTCAGCGCGATATGCCGGTCGTCGAACTGTTCAAGTATCCGACGGTCGGCGCGCTGGCGAAGTGGTTGAGCCAGGGTCCCAACGCCCGGCCTTCCTTTGAAGAGATCGATGATCGGGTGCGCAAACAGCATGAGGCGCTGGACTGGCAGCGGCAGTTGCGCGCCGACCTCGACGAGTAG